A window from Lampris incognitus isolate fLamInc1 chromosome 5, fLamInc1.hap2, whole genome shotgun sequence encodes these proteins:
- the c5h4orf33 gene encoding UPF0462 protein C4orf33 homolog isoform X1, producing MRAACEIQFMVFICILIFCESRPYSKMEFVIWQTWNSLHVTHDPVKIKFSPGDGGLKMEVLAPFFNDPAAPAGPPGQPFPGLWDYEVVESFFLDSTTERYLEVEVCPHGQHLVLLLSGRGHAFQQQLALSFNATIKGEKWIGEALLPWKYFPPNVNKMNSYAIHGSGERRTYEALYPVPREDLVEGQKPNFHLLEYFQDFRLQSIMGEDWVQPESDLWKGKC from the exons ATGAGGGCCGCCTGTGAAATTCAGTTCATGGTGTTCATTTGCATTCTAATATTCTGTGAATCGCG TCCTTATTCTAAAATGGAATTTGTGATCTGGCAAACCTGGAATAGCCTCCATGTGACTCATGACCCTGTTAAAATCAAGTTTTCTCCTGGGGATGGAGGGCTGAAGATGGAAGTGTTGGCTCCTTTTTTCAACGACCCTGCAGCCCCTGCAGGGCCCCCTGGCCAGCCTTTCCCTGGACTCTGGGACTATGAAG TGGTGGagtctttttttttggatagTACTACTGAAAGATACCTGGAGGTGGAGGTCTGTCC acATGGACAGCACTTGGTCTTACTGCTCTCAGGGAGGGGCCACGCATTCCAG CAACAACTGGCGCTGTCTTTCAATGCCACAATCAAAGGAGAAAAATGGATAGGTGAGGCTCTCCTGCCCTGGAAGTACTTCCCTCCCAATGTCAACAAAATGAATTCCTACGCAATCCATGGCTCAGGGGAACGCCGCACCTACGAGGCCCTCTATCCTGTCCCCAGAGAGGACCTAGTAGAGGGACAGAAACCCAACTT CCACCTCCTGGAATATTTCCAAGACTTCCGACTGCAAAGCATCATGGGAGAAGACTGGGTTCAGCCAGAGTCTGATCTTTGGAAGGGAAAATGCTGA
- the c5h4orf33 gene encoding UPF0462 protein C4orf33 homolog isoform X2 yields the protein MEFVIWQTWNSLHVTHDPVKIKFSPGDGGLKMEVLAPFFNDPAAPAGPPGQPFPGLWDYEVVESFFLDSTTERYLEVEVCPHGQHLVLLLSGRGHAFQQQLALSFNATIKGEKWIGEALLPWKYFPPNVNKMNSYAIHGSGERRTYEALYPVPREDLVEGQKPNFHLLEYFQDFRLQSIMGEDWVQPESDLWKGKC from the exons ATGGAATTTGTGATCTGGCAAACCTGGAATAGCCTCCATGTGACTCATGACCCTGTTAAAATCAAGTTTTCTCCTGGGGATGGAGGGCTGAAGATGGAAGTGTTGGCTCCTTTTTTCAACGACCCTGCAGCCCCTGCAGGGCCCCCTGGCCAGCCTTTCCCTGGACTCTGGGACTATGAAG TGGTGGagtctttttttttggatagTACTACTGAAAGATACCTGGAGGTGGAGGTCTGTCC acATGGACAGCACTTGGTCTTACTGCTCTCAGGGAGGGGCCACGCATTCCAG CAACAACTGGCGCTGTCTTTCAATGCCACAATCAAAGGAGAAAAATGGATAGGTGAGGCTCTCCTGCCCTGGAAGTACTTCCCTCCCAATGTCAACAAAATGAATTCCTACGCAATCCATGGCTCAGGGGAACGCCGCACCTACGAGGCCCTCTATCCTGTCCCCAGAGAGGACCTAGTAGAGGGACAGAAACCCAACTT CCACCTCCTGGAATATTTCCAAGACTTCCGACTGCAAAGCATCATGGGAGAAGACTGGGTTCAGCCAGAGTCTGATCTTTGGAAGGGAAAATGCTGA